One genomic segment of Candidatus Zixiibacteriota bacterium includes these proteins:
- a CDS encoding glycosyltransferase family 2 protein — translation MPKVSAVVITHNEEKNIQRCLEGLSWADEIVVVDSFSQDRTKEIASSFTDKIYNVEWQGFGKQKEYARQSASYDWVLSIDADEVVSVKLKEEIKSIMNKNDSLDGYYIPRLSNFLGRWIKHSGWYPDYVLRLFKKDKARFDESLVHEKLILDGKAGFLRNEIRHFTDPDISHYLLKMDKYTTLSAKKLLVEGKSLTLFDLLFRPMAIFFKMYLFKSGFLDGWQGFLLASFSSFHVFVKYAKLWHLGKSLYS, via the coding sequence ATGCCCAAGGTATCAGCAGTTGTTATCACTCACAACGAGGAGAAAAATATTCAGAGGTGCCTGGAAGGCTTGAGCTGGGCAGATGAAATAGTGGTGGTGGATTCTTTCAGCCAGGACAGGACCAAGGAAATTGCTTCATCTTTTACTGATAAAATCTACAATGTGGAATGGCAGGGTTTTGGAAAGCAAAAGGAGTATGCCAGGCAAAGTGCTTCTTACGACTGGGTTTTGTCGATTGATGCGGATGAGGTGGTTTCGGTAAAATTAAAAGAAGAAATCAAAAGCATAATGAATAAAAATGATTCTTTAGACGGGTATTATATTCCACGCCTTTCCAATTTTCTGGGCAGATGGATTAAACATAGCGGATGGTACCCGGACTACGTCTTAAGACTTTTCAAAAAAGACAAAGCCAGATTTGACGAGTCGTTAGTGCACGAGAAATTGATTTTAGATGGGAAAGCGGGTTTTCTGAGAAATGAGATTAGACACTTTACTGATCCGGACATCTCTCACTATCTCTTAAAAATGGATAAATACACTACCTTAAGCGCAAAGAAACTTCTGGTAGAAGGGAAGAGCCTCACTCTTTTTGATTTGCTTTTCAGACCGATGGCGATCTTCTTCAAAATGTATCTGTTCAAATCTGGATTCCTGGATGGCTGGCAGGGATTTCTTCTGGCGAGTTTCTCATCCTTTCATGTGTTTGTCAAGTATGCCAAGTTGTGGCATTTAGGGAAATCTCTTTATTCGTAG
- a CDS encoding glycosyltransferase family 9 protein, which yields MKKLNLAGTEKFLIVRTDRIGDLILSTPVAEVLKRNYPKSRVVMLVSPYTKDLLQNNPWVDEVITDDNTGFKGLLKSIKILREGKFDVVVLLRPTLRLAFLLFFSGIKVRIGTGYRAYQFLFNYKIYQHRKTIKKHELEYNLDMLAPLGVSFEKILPKIYLSPEEENYSRQIYDDLNIKRDDIKIVIHPGSGGSSLNYPLEKFAILADKLIEELSAKIILTGNKKELMQSEKMKSWMKHQPFDLTGKTELRQICSLLKGADLLISNSTGPMHIATAVGTPVVALFSPLQVASPKRWGPYGEENEVIMPPVYTCLKCEFQKCPQFNCMEKIDPDEIVLRVKKVLREKSLKVNG from the coding sequence ATGAAAAAACTAAACCTAGCCGGCACAGAGAAATTCCTGATCGTCCGCACAGACCGGATCGGTGATTTGATTTTATCCACACCAGTTGCGGAAGTGCTGAAGAGAAACTATCCTAAGTCCCGTGTTGTGATGCTGGTCTCTCCCTATACCAAAGACCTTCTGCAGAATAATCCCTGGGTGGATGAAGTGATAACAGATGATAATACAGGGTTCAAAGGGCTTTTAAAATCGATAAAAATACTAAGAGAAGGGAAATTCGACGTGGTAGTTCTGCTGCGTCCGACTTTGAGGCTGGCTTTTTTGCTTTTCTTCTCCGGAATCAAGGTAAGGATAGGGACTGGCTATCGCGCTTATCAATTCCTTTTCAACTATAAAATATATCAGCATCGTAAAACTATTAAGAAGCATGAATTAGAATATAACCTGGATATGCTTGCTCCTCTTGGGGTTTCCTTCGAAAAAATTCTGCCAAAGATATATCTGTCACCAGAGGAGGAGAATTACTCTCGCCAGATTTACGATGATCTGAATATCAAAAGAGACGATATCAAGATCGTGATACATCCGGGAAGCGGAGGCTCATCTTTGAATTACCCCTTGGAAAAATTCGCCATCTTAGCCGATAAACTTATAGAGGAACTTTCTGCAAAGATAATCCTGACCGGGAATAAAAAGGAATTGATGCAATCAGAAAAAATGAAAAGCTGGATGAAACACCAGCCGTTTGATTTAACTGGTAAGACTGAACTGAGACAGATCTGCTCCCTTCTGAAAGGAGCAGACCTTCTGATCTCTAACAGCACCGGACCGATGCATATAGCAACGGCAGTGGGCACACCAGTGGTGGCGCTATTCTCTCCGCTTCAAGTTGCCAGTCCCAAAAGGTGGGGACCTTATGGAGAGGAGAATGAAGTGATAATGCCTCCGGTCTATACCTGTCTCAAATGTGAATTTCAAAAGTGTCCACAATTCAATTGTATGGAGAAAATAGACCCGGATGAGATAGTCTTAAGAGTCAAAAAAGTTCTCAGAGAGAAAAGCTTAAAGGTGAATGGATGA
- a CDS encoding bifunctional (p)ppGpp synthetase/guanosine-3',5'-bis(diphosphate) 3'-pyrophosphohydrolase, with protein sequence MNLAEFVIRIESFNANVNVALLRKAYEFSNQAHQGQFRESGDPYIQHCLEVAFILAEQHLDTATIAAGMIHDVLEETDITLETIKQEFGEEIARLVDGVTKIGELHFESAEEEQAEYYRKMLLSMAKDIRVIIIKLADRLHNMRTLGALPGERQLRIAQETKEVYAPLAHRFGMAMIKTELEDLSFRFLEPEAYADLQKKINEKREEREEYIEEVAKPLKAELENNAIKAEITGRAKHLASIHHKLQDRDKPLEEIFDLFAIRVIVDTVGECYQALGIIHSLWTPMAERFRDYIATPKRNMYQSLHTTIIGPRGRMVEIQIRTHQMHHTAEYGIAAHWLYKEGRKELDESDKQMIWLREVLEWQRELSSPSEFLEYLKIDLFQDDVFVFTPRGELKQLPKGSTPLDFAYAVHTDVGSHCTGARVNDKMVPLSTVLASGDRVEIITSSHQVPTPDWLKIVKTTKARSKIRHFLKQKEYEESLNLGKELLGKEFKKHNLKLMSEHELTDLAMRLNLSSSEALLSALGSGSLSMKQVLSEILPEVPVQPLKEGLIQKFVDKARGRSGIRIQGLGSLLFRFAQCCQPVPGERIIGFITRGRGVSVHRADCLNALQMMVESDRKVEVEWDVDKDQSFIVRLAILVEDRKNILKDITEAIADADTNVRGAEIKPGQAATIGNFIIEVKNLRHLNRAIKRIKRVKGVIEVERAKGLEIEEGKTG encoded by the coding sequence ATGAATTTAGCTGAATTCGTTATAAGAATCGAATCCTTTAACGCCAATGTGAATGTTGCTCTTCTGCGCAAAGCCTACGAATTTTCCAACCAGGCTCACCAGGGCCAGTTCCGGGAATCGGGCGATCCATATATCCAGCACTGTCTGGAAGTGGCTTTCATCTTAGCAGAGCAGCACCTGGATACAGCTACAATTGCCGCCGGCATGATCCACGATGTTCTGGAGGAAACAGACATAACCCTTGAGACCATAAAGCAGGAGTTCGGCGAAGAGATCGCCAGGTTAGTGGATGGGGTGACTAAAATCGGAGAACTGCATTTCGAAAGCGCAGAAGAAGAACAGGCAGAATATTACCGCAAGATGCTTCTCTCTATGGCTAAGGATATCCGGGTGATAATCATAAAGTTAGCAGACAGGTTGCATAATATGCGCACCCTGGGGGCTCTGCCCGGTGAAAGACAGTTAAGGATTGCTCAGGAAACTAAAGAAGTCTATGCACCTTTAGCTCACCGCTTTGGTATGGCAATGATAAAAACGGAGCTGGAGGATCTCTCTTTCAGATTTTTAGAGCCGGAAGCATATGCTGATCTTCAGAAGAAGATAAACGAGAAAAGAGAGGAGAGGGAAGAATATATCGAGGAGGTGGCCAAGCCTTTAAAAGCTGAGCTGGAGAATAATGCGATAAAAGCGGAGATCACCGGTCGGGCTAAACATTTAGCCAGTATCCATCACAAGCTCCAAGACCGGGATAAACCTCTGGAGGAGATCTTTGACCTTTTCGCTATCCGGGTGATCGTGGACACAGTAGGCGAATGTTACCAGGCATTAGGCATAATTCACAGCCTGTGGACTCCAATGGCTGAAAGATTTCGGGATTATATCGCTACTCCCAAAAGGAATATGTATCAGTCCCTGCACACCACAATCATCGGTCCAAGAGGGAGAATGGTCGAAATCCAGATCAGGACCCATCAGATGCACCACACGGCTGAATACGGTATTGCAGCTCACTGGCTTTACAAAGAAGGCAGAAAAGAGTTAGACGAATCGGACAAGCAGATGATCTGGCTGAGAGAGGTTTTAGAGTGGCAAAGAGAACTTTCTTCTCCGTCAGAGTTCTTAGAGTATCTGAAGATAGACCTGTTTCAGGACGACGTTTTCGTTTTCACGCCGAGAGGGGAGTTAAAACAGTTGCCCAAAGGCTCTACCCCGCTTGATTTTGCCTATGCAGTTCACACAGACGTGGGAAGCCACTGTACTGGAGCACGAGTAAACGATAAGATGGTCCCTTTGAGCACGGTTCTGGCAAGTGGAGACCGGGTGGAAATAATCACCTCTTCTCACCAGGTCCCGACTCCGGACTGGCTGAAGATCGTCAAAACCACCAAAGCCCGAAGTAAGATCCGGCACTTTCTCAAGCAAAAAGAGTATGAGGAAAGTCTGAATTTGGGAAAGGAGCTTCTGGGAAAGGAGTTTAAAAAGCATAATCTCAAGCTGATGAGCGAGCATGAGCTTACTGATTTGGCTATGAGGTTAAACTTATCCTCTTCTGAGGCGCTCCTTTCAGCCCTGGGAAGCGGAAGCCTTTCGATGAAGCAGGTCTTGTCAGAGATCCTGCCAGAGGTGCCAGTTCAGCCTTTGAAAGAGGGTTTGATTCAGAAATTCGTAGATAAAGCCAGGGGAAGAAGCGGCATCAGAATCCAGGGTTTGGGTAGTCTCCTGTTCAGGTTTGCCCAGTGCTGTCAGCCCGTACCGGGCGAGAGGATAATAGGTTTCATCACCCGGGGCAGAGGGGTTTCAGTTCACCGGGCAGACTGTCTGAACGCTCTGCAGATGATGGTGGAAAGCGACAGGAAGGTAGAAGTGGAGTGGGACGTGGATAAGGACCAGTCCTTCATCGTGAGGTTAGCGATATTGGTGGAGGATAGAAAAAACATATTGAAGGATATCACTGAAGCCATAGCAGATGCTGATACCAACGTGCGCGGGGCAGAGATTAAACCGGGACAGGCAGCCACAATCGGCAATTTCATCATAGAGGTCAAGAATTTAAGGCACCTGAACCGGGCAATCAAGAGGATAAAAAGAGTAAAAGGGGTAATCGAGGTGGAGAGAGCTAAAGGATTGGAAATAGAGGAAGGGAAAACCGGATGA